In one Staphylococcus lutrae genomic region, the following are encoded:
- a CDS encoding transposase, with the protein MTKRRYEHNFKMEAIKLVESGRKATEVSRDLDIPIQTLTKWLSKYREGGEASFVGSGKLTPVKQTEVELQKRLKELEEENRILKKAMHIFAKDQK; encoded by the coding sequence ATGACTAAGAGAAGATATGAGCATAACTTTAAGATGGAAGCAATAAAACTGGTTGAATCAGGTAGAAAAGCGACTGAGGTCTCAAGAGACCTTGATATACCGATACAAACACTTACAAAATGGCTGAGTAAGTATCGTGAAGGTGGCGAAGCATCTTTTGTTGGTAGCGGTAAATTAACACCAGTAAAACAAACAGAAGTCGAATTACAAAAGCGACTTAAGGAACTTGAAGAAGAGAATCGAATATTAAAAAAGGCTATGCACATCTTTGCCAAAGACCAGAAATAA
- a CDS encoding ATP-binding protein — translation MGMSKEQADLFYQLMSLRYEMKSTIITTNIPFSSWGESFSNKIASAAIIDRLIHHSKVFKITGESYRLKDYKNEKSLNMRQS, via the coding sequence ATGGGTATGTCTAAAGAACAAGCTGATTTATTCTATCAGTTAATGTCGCTAAGATATGAAATGAAATCAACAATAATTACGACTAATATTCCGTTTTCTAGTTGGGGTGAGTCATTTAGTAATAAGATTGCATCAGCAGCTATAATTGATCGATTAATTCACCACTCTAAAGTATTTAAAATTACTGGAGAATCTTATCGATTAAAAGATTATAAAAACGAAAAATCCTTAAATATGAGACAATCTTAA
- a CDS encoding DUF7695 domain-containing protein, giving the protein MKKIIRNIAKCKICDDVIESKHTHEYVMCKCGAIFLDGGTEYQRYGWWPGKAEGEK; this is encoded by the coding sequence ATGAAGAAAATAATAAGAAATATAGCAAAGTGTAAAATTTGCGATGATGTAATTGAATCAAAGCATACACATGAGTATGTTATGTGTAAATGTGGTGCAATTTTTTTAGATGGTGGTACAGAGTATCAAAGGTACGGATGGTGGCCAGGGAAAGCAGAGGGGGAAAAGTAG
- a CDS encoding IS30 family transposase: MAYKHLNTDELTFIESYYHQNLSVKEIAKRLKRSRQTIYNVINALKTGITALEYYQEYKQRKSNCGRHRIVLPENQSAYIREKVADGWRPDTIIGRGELPIDCSVKTFYRMFKENVFSVQSLPMKGKRKPNGHCEKRGRQAFKRHISERVEEFPFFFQEFGHLEGDTIIGRNHGKAVITLVERISKMIITIRPQGRKADDIEDALHSMFSALPPHIFKSITFDCGKEFSNWKTICNRHDISIFFADPGTPSQRGLNEHSNGILRRSGLDKELDFNSVTDDHIISVAQNINHRPRKSLGYKTPLEVFMSFIEDEKLSSLF; this comes from the coding sequence ATGGCCTATAAACATCTTAACACGGATGAACTCACGTTCATAGAATCATATTATCATCAAAATCTTTCGGTAAAAGAAATCGCAAAGAGATTGAAACGATCAAGACAGACAATTTATAACGTAATAAATGCACTTAAGACAGGTATAACTGCACTGGAATATTACCAAGAGTATAAGCAAAGAAAATCAAATTGTGGCAGACATAGAATAGTACTTCCAGAAAATCAGTCAGCTTATATTCGAGAAAAAGTAGCCGATGGCTGGAGACCTGACACCATTATTGGCAGAGGTGAACTCCCGATTGATTGTTCTGTAAAAACTTTTTATAGAATGTTTAAGGAAAACGTCTTTTCGGTACAATCTTTACCTATGAAAGGTAAAAGGAAGCCGAATGGTCATTGTGAAAAAAGAGGTAGACAGGCTTTCAAAAGACACATTTCTGAAAGAGTAGAAGAGTTTCCTTTCTTCTTTCAAGAATTTGGTCATCTTGAAGGTGACACTATCATTGGCCGTAATCATGGGAAGGCTGTCATAACCTTAGTAGAAAGAATCTCTAAGATGATTATCACTATACGACCTCAAGGTCGCAAGGCAGATGATATTGAAGATGCTCTTCACTCTATGTTTTCAGCTTTACCTCCTCATATATTTAAATCGATTACTTTCGATTGTGGTAAGGAGTTCTCCAACTGGAAAACAATCTGTAACCGACACGATATCTCGATATTCTTTGCTGATCCTGGCACTCCGTCGCAACGTGGATTGAATGAACATTCTAACGGGATACTTAGACGCAGTGGATTAGATAAAGAATTAGACTTTAATTCAGTCACTGATGATCATATCATTAGTGTTGCTCAAAATATTAATCATCGTCCCAGAAAATCGCTGGGCTATAAAACACCATTGGAAGTATTTATGAGTTTCATCGAAGATGAGAAATTGTCTAGCTTATTTTGA
- a CDS encoding site-specific DNA-methyltransferase: MIGNKLQENKNMKPNSLEMEKLKEVLPQYFNNKGEFEIDKFKDFLKLEEIDLSKEGYGLEFLGQSYAKYLSSLETETYLSPDIEHNSKEENRNSENLYIVGDNIDALKHLLNSYAGRIKCIYIDPPYNTGSDGFVYPDNFQFNSEELSNRIGITEEEAKRILDLAGKSTHSAWLTFMYPRLLLARDLLSKNGVIFISIDDNEQGNLRLICDEIFGEENFEGHVHWRRRSNQPNDRSKMIGLVAEHILIYAKNSLFLKEYGVGKIGLTGNFSNPDNDPRGLWNSKPWKVGSDQSGSRYKITTPDGRVLDEEWMGDEQSYLKLIEDNRIYFPKEGRGWPRKKIFKEERELEGQCANNWWNHTEFGSNQKGSARLTDLFEGNQNLFSKPKPTELIERILNVTTTDDDFYILDFFSGSATTADAVMQLNAEDQGKRKYLMVQLPESIEKNKPAYKLGYKTLDEVGRARIEKAANKIKIETNADIDYGYKLYYLETPEEKTLIELENFEPELKLITDDMISVFDNNHSSGKESILATWINEDGYGLTKCSIPYKLEHYSADFIDKSLYIIDEGLEDEDVMTLIKRIENEELEINRVVVYVHSIRFNVLQELRKNLKVLRNNKNVTLIERF, from the coding sequence ATGATTGGTAACAAATTGCAAGAAAATAAAAACATGAAGCCAAATAGTCTTGAAATGGAAAAGCTTAAAGAGGTACTACCTCAATATTTTAACAATAAAGGTGAATTTGAAATAGATAAATTTAAAGATTTTCTAAAATTAGAAGAGATTGACCTTTCAAAAGAAGGATATGGATTAGAATTTTTAGGACAATCTTATGCTAAATATCTTAGTTCACTGGAAACAGAAACTTATCTTTCACCTGATATTGAACATAATTCTAAAGAAGAAAACCGAAATAGTGAAAATTTGTATATCGTTGGAGATAATATTGATGCTTTAAAGCATTTGCTGAACTCTTATGCAGGAAGAATTAAATGTATTTACATCGATCCACCTTATAATACAGGTTCGGATGGCTTTGTTTATCCTGATAACTTTCAGTTTAATTCGGAAGAACTATCTAATAGAATTGGAATTACAGAAGAAGAGGCCAAAAGAATACTTGATTTAGCTGGGAAGAGTACGCACTCTGCATGGCTTACGTTTATGTATCCAAGGTTATTATTGGCTAGAGACTTATTGTCTAAGAATGGTGTTATTTTTATTTCAATTGATGATAATGAGCAAGGGAATCTACGATTAATTTGTGATGAAATATTTGGTGAAGAAAATTTTGAAGGACACGTTCACTGGAGAAGAAGAAGTAATCAACCTAATGATAGATCAAAAATGATTGGATTAGTAGCGGAACATATACTTATTTATGCAAAAAATAGCTTATTTCTAAAAGAATATGGAGTTGGAAAAATTGGATTAACGGGTAATTTTTCTAATCCAGATAATGATCCTCGTGGTTTATGGAATAGTAAGCCTTGGAAAGTAGGCTCGGATCAATCAGGAAGTAGATACAAAATAACAACTCCTGACGGAAGAGTTTTAGATGAGGAATGGATGGGAGATGAACAAAGTTATCTTAAATTGATAGAGGATAATAGAATTTATTTTCCTAAAGAAGGAAGAGGGTGGCCAAGAAAAAAGATTTTTAAAGAGGAGAGAGAATTAGAAGGACAATGTGCTAATAATTGGTGGAATCATACAGAGTTTGGTTCTAATCAAAAAGGTTCAGCCAGATTAACTGATTTATTTGAAGGGAATCAGAATCTTTTTTCAAAACCGAAACCTACAGAGTTAATTGAAAGGATTTTGAACGTTACTACAACCGATGATGATTTTTATATCCTAGACTTCTTTTCAGGTTCAGCCACTACTGCGGATGCTGTAATGCAATTAAATGCAGAGGATCAAGGAAAAAGAAAATATTTAATGGTTCAACTGCCAGAAAGTATTGAAAAGAATAAGCCTGCATATAAACTGGGTTATAAAACTCTAGATGAAGTAGGTAGAGCTAGAATAGAAAAAGCTGCTAATAAGATAAAAATAGAAACTAATGCTGACATAGATTATGGATATAAACTCTACTACTTGGAAACGCCTGAAGAAAAAACCTTGATTGAATTAGAAAATTTTGAACCAGAACTCAAATTGATTACGGATGATATGATATCTGTATTTGATAATAATCATTCTTCAGGGAAAGAAAGCATATTAGCTACTTGGATCAATGAAGATGGCTACGGTTTAACGAAATGTTCAATCCCCTATAAACTTGAACATTATTCAGCAGATTTTATTGATAAATCTCTTTATATTATCGATGAAGGTCTAGAAGATGAAGATGTAATGACTTTAATCAAACGTATTGAGAATGAAGAATTAGAAATTAATAGAGTTGTTGTGTACGTTCATTCTATTCGCTTTAATGTTCTTCAAGAGTTGAGAAAAAATCTCAAAGTTTTAAGAAATAACAAAAATGTGACATTGATTGAGAGGTTTTAG
- the istA gene encoding IS21 family transposase, whose translation MARYETAPGTQAQVDWKENIKFRLKDGNVIEVHIAMLILSYSRFRIFNISTTKSQEILKSFLTQSFEMIGGVPKELLTDNMKAVMDQPRTRFSKGQINRRFEQFAHDMGTKIRPCIAGRPMTKGKVEASMKLLDEIHAYQGKFNLPELHAYISKLNQRVNYQLHQGTGKIPIIELEKEKSHLLPLPTEKVRDSYRIIGQHVKVNASNMITYQGNQYSVPSEYARKRVQLQVFNHELHVYYNMKLIACHSISNAKLNYKEEHYIEALQLSSPYYPDIDDLAKENLKAIGEMYE comes from the coding sequence GTGGCACGTTACGAAACGGCACCAGGCACTCAAGCACAAGTGGACTGGAAAGAAAACATCAAATTTAGATTGAAAGACGGCAATGTCATTGAAGTTCATATCGCCATGTTAATCCTGTCTTACTCTAGATTTCGAATTTTTAATATATCAACCACAAAATCACAAGAAATACTGAAGTCTTTTTTAACCCAGTCATTTGAAATGATTGGCGGGGTGCCTAAAGAACTACTCACAGATAATATGAAAGCAGTGATGGATCAGCCCCGTACAAGATTCAGTAAAGGACAAATCAATCGTCGATTCGAACAATTCGCACATGATATGGGAACAAAAATACGACCGTGTATAGCAGGGAGACCTATGACAAAGGGTAAAGTGGAAGCTTCTATGAAACTACTTGATGAAATCCATGCCTATCAAGGCAAATTTAATTTGCCTGAGCTTCATGCATATATCTCAAAACTGAATCAAAGAGTGAATTATCAACTACATCAGGGTACGGGAAAAATACCGATTATTGAATTAGAAAAAGAAAAGAGCCACTTACTTCCACTTCCTACGGAAAAAGTAAGAGACTCCTATAGAATAATTGGACAACATGTAAAAGTTAACGCTTCCAATATGATTACGTACCAAGGCAATCAATATTCAGTACCATCTGAATATGCCAGAAAGCGCGTGCAATTACAAGTATTCAATCATGAACTACATGTATATTATAACATGAAGCTGATAGCGTGCCACTCTATAAGTAACGCCAAGTTGAATTATAAAGAAGAACATTATATTGAAGCACTTCAATTATCATCCCCATATTATCCAGACATTGACGATTTAGCGAAAGAAAATTTAAAAGCCATTGGAGAGATGTATGAATGA
- a CDS encoding RNA-binding domain-containing protein, translating into MKEQDILELIKFGEHSQLECKLGKGGLPKDIWSTYSAFANTTGGMILLGIEEKEGTFYPVEGIDVVKLQKQFWDHINSNQVSINILQSDDVKPIKVGSYDILQINVPRALRQQKPVSINQNPYIGTYRRNFEGDYKCTKEEVDTMIAEASNSTRDSMVLSNYGLEDLNKQSLIKYRQRFMIQNPNNDWNELDDKEFLRRIGGWGRDREKSIEGLTAAGLLVFGEEHTITDYFNNYFLDYREKVNEVEGQRWMHRFTSQSGDWSGNLYDFYQKVIKRMNEDVDVPFELNNEDYSRVSVTNIQRAIREALLNTIIHADYFTRGNIIVEKNSEEYKFVNPGLLRIPLEKAISGGTSDTRNQNIFKIFSLIGLGERSGYGLENIHNIWRKNDWEIPEIIESFQPETITLSLKTKKLISQNHLDTLKKSLDDVFNILTSMEIKLLSFLLDKNSSSHRDIQASLDIDSIELSKMIIHLEKLDIIERNTINNIEFYKLKNIDKTNDEVDRENIINSVKDKMKGKIRVKPEVLKQLVLELCSDNYFTINQISSVLGRTENHIRQKIVLPLVSEEKLELKYPDNPTHSKQAYKTKN; encoded by the coding sequence TTGAAAGAACAAGATATCTTAGAGTTAATCAAATTTGGAGAACATAGTCAACTAGAATGTAAACTTGGTAAAGGTGGATTACCAAAAGATATTTGGTCTACATACTCAGCGTTTGCTAATACAACAGGTGGTATGATTCTTTTAGGTATTGAGGAGAAGGAAGGGACTTTTTATCCAGTTGAAGGAATTGATGTAGTCAAACTTCAAAAGCAGTTCTGGGACCATATTAATAGTAACCAAGTTAGTATTAATATTTTACAAAGTGATGATGTAAAACCAATAAAAGTAGGGTCATATGATATTCTCCAGATTAATGTACCTAGAGCGCTTAGGCAGCAAAAACCTGTCTCAATTAATCAAAATCCATACATAGGAACATATCGTAGGAATTTTGAAGGAGATTATAAATGTACTAAAGAAGAAGTAGACACAATGATTGCTGAAGCTTCGAATTCTACTCGTGATAGTATGGTTTTATCTAACTATGGGTTAGAAGATTTAAATAAGCAATCATTGATAAAATATAGACAAAGATTTATGATTCAGAACCCGAATAATGATTGGAATGAATTAGATGATAAAGAGTTTCTAAGAAGAATAGGTGGATGGGGTAGAGATAGAGAAAAATCTATTGAAGGGTTAACAGCTGCAGGACTTTTAGTTTTTGGTGAAGAGCATACTATTACTGATTATTTTAATAATTACTTTCTTGATTATAGAGAAAAGGTTAATGAAGTGGAAGGGCAACGTTGGATGCATCGATTTACTTCACAAAGTGGTGATTGGTCAGGTAACTTATATGATTTTTATCAAAAAGTGATAAAACGCATGAATGAAGATGTAGATGTACCGTTTGAGTTAAATAATGAAGATTATAGTAGAGTTTCTGTTACAAATATTCAACGTGCCATAAGAGAAGCGTTACTTAATACGATTATTCATGCTGATTATTTTACTAGGGGAAATATAATTGTTGAAAAGAATAGCGAAGAATATAAGTTTGTAAATCCCGGCTTACTGCGTATTCCTTTAGAAAAAGCAATTAGTGGAGGAACAAGTGATACTAGAAATCAAAATATTTTTAAAATATTCTCTTTGATTGGATTAGGAGAACGTTCTGGTTATGGTTTAGAAAATATTCATAATATATGGCGTAAAAATGATTGGGAAATTCCGGAGATAATCGAATCTTTTCAACCTGAAACTATAACTTTATCTTTAAAAACAAAAAAACTTATTTCACAAAATCATTTAGATACTTTGAAAAAATCACTAGATGATGTATTTAACATTTTAACATCAATGGAGATAAAATTGCTTTCGTTTCTATTAGATAAAAATTCAAGCAGTCATAGAGATATTCAAGCATCATTAGATATAGATTCTATTGAACTGAGCAAAATGATTATTCATCTAGAAAAACTTGATATTATCGAAAGAAATACTATTAATAATATAGAATTTTATAAATTAAAAAATATTGATAAAACAAATGATGAAGTTGATAGAGAAAATATTATTAATAGCGTAAAAGATAAAATGAAAGGAAAAATAAGAGTAAAACCGGAAGTTTTAAAGCAATTAGTATTAGAACTATGTTCTGATAATTACTTTACTATTAATCAAATCTCAAGTGTTTTAGGACGCACTGAAAATCATATAAGACAAAAAATAGTACTACCGCTAGTTTCGGAAGAAAAATTAGAATTAAAATATCCGGATAACCCTACACATAGCAAACAAGCATATAAGACTAAAAACTAA
- a CDS encoding IS3 family transposase (programmed frameshift): MTRERRTFSSEFKLQMVRLYENGKPRNEIVREYDLTPSALGKWIKQHQNTGSFHHQDNLSDDEKELIKLRKEVQHLKMENDIFKASSADHGTKIEIIQKNAHQYSVSAMCKVLKIPRSTYYESIKRNTQSQKDDDLELEKIIIDTFNSNRKSFGTRRIKNKLNDKGLTVSRRKIGRIMKKYNLVSVYTKAKYKNHPKETNEKLIKNHLNRTFNREQPMDALVSDLTYVKVADRWHYICLFIDLFNREIVGYSAGKNKDANLVVKAISKINHNLKQIALFHTDRGKEFDNKLIDEVLKTFEIERSLSTKGCPYDNAVAEATMKALKTEFVKQMKFENLEQLETELFDYVNWYNNFRPHSSLQYLTPVAFKDLHMKSV; this comes from the exons ATGACAAGAGAAAGAAGAACATTTAGTTCAGAGTTTAAGTTACAAATGGTTAGATTATATGAAAATGGTAAACCTAGGAATGAAATTGTACGCGAGTATGATTTAACACCTTCGGCATTAGGAAAATGGATAAAACAACATCAAAACACCGGTTCATTTCATCATCAAGATAACTTATCAGATGATGAAAAAGAGCTGATTAAATTACGCAAAGAAGTTCAACATTTAAAAATGGAGAATGATATTT TTAAAGCAAGCAGCGCTGATCATGGGACGAAAATAGAAATCATTCAAAAGAATGCGCATCAATATTCAGTATCAGCAATGTGTAAAGTCCTGAAAATACCAAGAAGCACTTACTATGAATCAATAAAAAGAAATACTCAAAGCCAAAAAGATGATGATTTAGAATTAGAAAAAATTATTATAGATACGTTTAATTCGAATAGAAAAAGCTTTGGTACAAGACGAATTAAGAATAAATTAAACGACAAAGGTCTCACTGTATCCAGACGAAAGATTGGTCGTATCATGAAAAAATATAATCTAGTTTCTGTTTATACGAAAGCTAAATATAAAAATCATCCAAAAGAAACAAATGAAAAACTAATTAAAAATCATTTAAATCGCACTTTTAATAGAGAACAACCAATGGATGCATTGGTAAGTGATTTAACCTATGTAAAAGTAGCAGATAGATGGCATTATATATGTTTATTTATTGATCTCTTCAATAGAGAAATTGTTGGTTACAGTGCAGGTAAAAATAAGGATGCAAATTTAGTGGTGAAAGCAATTAGTAAAATTAATCATAACCTAAAACAAATCGCACTATTTCATACAGATAGAGGTAAAGAATTTGATAACAAATTGATAGATGAAGTATTAAAGACTTTTGAAATCGAACGTTCATTAAGTACTAAAGGTTGTCCTTATGATAACGCAGTTGCAGAAGCAACGATGAAAGCACTAAAAACCGAATTTGTAAAACAGATGAAATTTGAAAACCTAGAACAGTTAGAGACAGAATTATTTGATTATGTAAATTGGTACAACAATTTTAGACCACATTCTTCATTACAGTATTTAACACCAGTGGCGTTTAAAGATCTACACATGAAAAGTGTCTAG
- the istB gene encoding IS21-like element helper ATPase IstB gives MKTNSNYRQLLDNLEYLKMKQMILHLDEVVDFNIRNNGSIIDSLIKLTNYEVDIREKNMIQSMVKVAGFPFQKELNSFDFEFQPSINPQQIKDFMSLRFIENKENIVFLGPSGVGKTHLATALGIAAAKKRNSTYFIKCQQLIENLRKAHNEGRLETRLKHYSKYKLLIIDEIGYLPIDVEDAKLFFQVIDRRYEKKSTILTTNINFKAWDEVFQDTKIANAILDRVLHHASIVSIVGKSYRLKNHFPSEKE, from the coding sequence ATGAAAACGAATTCTAACTATAGACAGCTTCTAGATAATTTAGAGTATCTGAAAATGAAACAAATGATATTACATCTGGATGAAGTTGTAGATTTTAATATTAGGAACAATGGTTCTATTATCGATTCCCTGATTAAGCTGACGAACTATGAAGTGGATATAAGAGAAAAAAATATGATTCAATCTATGGTTAAGGTGGCGGGGTTTCCATTTCAAAAGGAGCTGAATAGCTTTGATTTTGAGTTTCAACCGAGTATTAATCCACAGCAAATCAAGGATTTTATGTCTTTAAGATTTATAGAAAACAAAGAAAACATCGTTTTTCTAGGTCCTAGTGGGGTGGGTAAAACCCACCTCGCAACCGCCTTAGGCATAGCTGCTGCTAAAAAAAGAAACAGCACCTACTTTATAAAATGCCAGCAGTTGATTGAGAATTTACGTAAGGCTCACAATGAAGGGAGACTTGAAACTAGGCTTAAACATTATAGTAAATATAAGCTTTTAATTATTGATGAAATTGGATATTTACCGATTGATGTTGAAGACGCAAAGTTGTTTTTTCAAGTTATTGATCGTCGATATGAAAAGAAAAGCACGATACTTACCACGAATATTAATTTTAAAGCATGGGATGAGGTATTCCAAGATACGAAGATAGCGAACGCAATTTTAGACCGCGTATTGCATCATGCCTCAATCGTATCTATCGTTGGAAAGTCTTATAGACTAAAAAACCATTTCCCTTCAGAAAAAGAATAA
- a CDS encoding helix-turn-helix domain-containing protein yields the protein MKINYNGLWKILIDKNMNKKDLSERVGLAPATVSKMGKGEFVAMEVLYRIGKELDADFGDMVSMKINQEEK from the coding sequence ATGAAAATTAATTATAATGGCCTATGGAAAATTCTTATAGATAAAAACATGAATAAAAAAGATCTTAGTGAGCGAGTCGGTTTAGCACCAGCTACAGTTTCTAAAATGGGAAAAGGTGAGTTTGTGGCAATGGAAGTTCTGTATAGGATTGGAAAAGAATTAGATGCCGATTTTGGTGATATGGTATCTATGAAGATAAACCAGGAGGAGAAGTAA